One Helicobacter pylori NCTC 11637 = CCUG 17874 = ATCC 43504 = JCM 12093 genomic window, TTTGATATTGTATAAAACGACTTTTTTTGTCTCTTCATAGTATCCTGAGTTGTAGCTTGGCTGGCCGCAACATGTCTGGTCTTTTTTAAAAACCACTTCCAAATTTTCCTTACGGAGTAATTTGATAGCGTTAAGCGATGCGTTGCTGTATATGGCTGCTCCTAGACAAGTAGCAAAGAAATTGACTTTCAAAGAAGGCTCCTTAAATTCCAAAAATTAAGAGTTTCAAACACAATATAATACTCAAAATTGGTAAGAAATTGGTAAGATTGTAATCACAAGTTGATAAACCACTCGCTTAAACATTGTTACTAAAATAAACCATAAACCCATTAAATTTGACTTAATATTAAATGCTACTTAAAATTAGTTTTTTCTTTTAAGTAAGATAAAAAAATACTTTTAATTATTCAAGGAAAATTTATGGAATTTTATCAAGTCTATGACCCATTAGGCCATATTTGGCTGAGCGCTTTAGTCGCACTTTCGCCTATTGCGCTCTTTTTTATTTCTCTTATTGTCTTTAAACTTAAAGGGTATAGCGCTGGGTTTTTAAGCTTATTGCTTTCAATCCTTATTGCGTTATTTGTGTATAAAATGCCCGCTCAAATGGTGAGCGCGAGTTTTTTCTATGGCTTTCTTTATGGCTTGTGGCCGATCGCTTGGATTGTGATCGCTGCGATTTTTCTTTACAACCTTTCAGTGAAATCCGGGTATTTTGAGATTTTAAAAGAAAGCATTTTAACTCTAACGCCAGATCACCGCATTTTAGTGATTCTGATTGGCTTTTGTTTTGGCTCGTTTTTAGAAGGAGCGATCGGCTTTGGAGGCCCGGTAGCGATCACAGCAGCGATTTTAGTCGGCCTTGGGCTAAACCCCTTATACGCTGCCGGATTATGCCTGATCGCTAACACCGCTCCTGTAGCTTTTGGCGCAGTGGGCATTCCTATTACGGCAATGGCTAGCGTGGTGGGTATCCCTGAGTTAGAGATTTCTCAAATGGTGGGCAGGGTGTTACCCATTTTTTCCATTGGTATCCCTTTTTTCATCGTGTTTTTAATGGATGGTTTTAGAGGGATTAGAGAGACTTTTCCTGCAGTGGCCGTTACCGGGTTTAGTTTCGCTATCGCGCAATTTTTAAGCTCTAATTATCTAGGGCCACAGCTTCCGGATATTATTTCAGCTTTAGTGTCATTGATTTCTACCACTTTATTTTTAAAATTCTGGCAGCCCAAACGCATTTTCACCAGCAATGGCAAAGAGCCCACGATAAACACAGAAAAACACCATATTTGTAAGGTGGTTGTGGCGTGGATGCCTTTTGTGTTGCTCACGATTACGATTATCATATGGACGCAACCCTGGTTTAAAGCGCTCTTTAAAGAAGGCGGGGCTTTGGCGTTTTCTAGCTTTGCGTTTGAATTTGATTCTATCAGTCAAAAGATTTTTAAAACCGTTCCCATTGTTACTGAAGCGACCAATTTTCCTGTGGTGTTCAAACTCCCTTTGATTTTAACGACAGGCACTTCCATTTTTTTAGCCGCTCTTTTAAGCGTGTTTTTGTTGCGCGTGAAAATCAGCGATGCGATAGGGGTGTTTGGGGCCACTTTAAAAGAAATGCGTTTGCCGATTTTAACCATTGGCGTGGTTTTAGCGTTTGCGTATGTGGCTAATTATAGCGGCATGAGTGCTACGCTCGCTTTAGCGTTAGCGGATACTGGGCATGTTTTCACTTTCTTTTCGCCTGTTGTAGGCTGGCTTGGGGTGTTTTTAACCGGAAGCGATACGAGTTCTAATCTTTTATTTGGCTCTTTGCAAATGCTCATCGCTACACAGCTTGGCTTGCCTGAAGTGCTTTTCTTAGCGGCAAACACTTCAGGGGGTGTTGTGGGTAAAATGATAAGCCCTCAAAGTATCGCTATCGCTTGCGCGGCAGTGGGGTTAGTGGGGAAAGAGAGCGAATTGTTCAGATTTACTGTAAAATACTCCATCGCTTTGGCAATCATTATGGGGATTGTCTTCACTCTTATTGCTTATGTCTTCCCCTTTATTATCCCCATCATTCCTAAATAAGGGGGTTTTTAAAGAGATCTAGCGCTAAGAGAATATTTTTAAAAAGGGATTTTTTAGTGCTAGAATTTCATCAAATTTATGACCCTTTGGGTAATATTTGGCTGAGCGCTCTTGTAGCCTTATTGCCGATTTTATTATTTTTCTTATCTTTAATGGTTTTCAAACTCAAAGGTTATACAGCGGCCTTTTTGAGCGTGGCTTTGTCAGCCATTATTGCGGTTTTAGTGTATAAAATGCCTGTTAGCATGGTGGGTTCAAGCTTTCTTTATGGCTTCCTCTATGGCTTATGGCCGATCGCTTGGATCATCATTGCGGCGATTTTTTTATACAAACTCAGCGTTAAATCCGGCTATTTTGAAATTTTAAAAGAAAGCGTTCAGTCCATCACTTTGGATCACCGCATTTTAGTGATTTTGATTGGCTTTTGTTTTGGCTCGTTTTTAGAAGGAGCGATCGGGTTTGGAGGGCCTATTGCCATTACCGCAGCGATTTTAGTGGGCTTAGGGTTAAGCCCTTTATACGCTGCCGGGTTGTGCCTAATCGCTAACACCGCTCCTGTGGCTTTTGGCGCAGTGGGTATCCCTATAAGCGCGATGGCGAGCGCGGTAGGGGTGCCAGCGATTTTAATTTCAGCCATGACGGGTAAAATCCTCTTTTTTGTGAGCTTGTTAGTGCCGTTTTTCATTGTGTTTTTAATGGATGGCTTTAAAGGGATTAAAGAAACTTTTCCGGCCGTTTTTATCGCGGCTTTTTCTTTCGCTGGCGCGCAATTTTTAAGCTCTAATTATTTAGGGCCAGAATTGCCGGGTATTATTTCAGCCCTTGTTTCACTCGTTGCAACGGCGCTCTTTTTGAAATTTTGGCAGCCTAAAGTCATTTTTAGAAGCGACGGCAAAGCGGCCTCATTCACTAAGAGTAACCATCATATTTGTAAGGTTTATGTCGCTTGGTCTCCTTTTGTGATTTTGGTTTTAGTGATTGTGTTATGGATACAGCCTTTTTTTAAAGCTCTGTTTGAAAAAGACGGCTTGTTAGCTTTTTCTAATTTTTATTTTGAATTCAATAACATCAGTAACCACATCTTTAAAAGCCCGCCTTTTGTAGAAGCCAATCAAAGCGTGAGTTTTCCTGTGGTGTTTAAATTTTTCTTAATCAACACGGTTGGCACTTCCATTTTTTTAGCCGCTCTTATTAGCATGCTCGTTTTAAGGGTGCGAGTGAGCGATGCGCTGAGCGTTTTTGGCGAAACTCTAAAAGAAATGCGCTACCCCATTCTCACCATTGGTTTAGTCTTAAGCTTTGCTTATGTGTCTAATTACAGCGGGATTTCTTCCACTCTAGCCTTAGCGCTCACGCATACGGGTTTGGCTTTTACTTTTTTCTCGCCCTTGATCGGGTGGGTAGGCGTGTT contains:
- a CDS encoding L-lactate permease; its protein translation is MEFYQVYDPLGHIWLSALVALSPIALFFISLIVFKLKGYSAGFLSLLLSILIALFVYKMPAQMVSASFFYGFLYGLWPIAWIVIAAIFLYNLSVKSGYFEILKESILTLTPDHRILVILIGFCFGSFLEGAIGFGGPVAITAAILVGLGLNPLYAAGLCLIANTAPVAFGAVGIPITAMASVVGIPELEISQMVGRVLPIFSIGIPFFIVFLMDGFRGIRETFPAVAVTGFSFAIAQFLSSNYLGPQLPDIISALVSLISTTLFLKFWQPKRIFTSNGKEPTINTEKHHICKVVVAWMPFVLLTITIIIWTQPWFKALFKEGGALAFSSFAFEFDSISQKIFKTVPIVTEATNFPVVFKLPLILTTGTSIFLAALLSVFLLRVKISDAIGVFGATLKEMRLPILTIGVVLAFAYVANYSGMSATLALALADTGHVFTFFSPVVGWLGVFLTGSDTSSNLLFGSLQMLIATQLGLPEVLFLAANTSGGVVGKMISPQSIAIACAAVGLVGKESELFRFTVKYSIALAIIMGIVFTLIAYVFPFIIPIIPK
- a CDS encoding L-lactate permease, giving the protein MLEFHQIYDPLGNIWLSALVALLPILLFFLSLMVFKLKGYTAAFLSVALSAIIAVLVYKMPVSMVGSSFLYGFLYGLWPIAWIIIAAIFLYKLSVKSGYFEILKESVQSITLDHRILVILIGFCFGSFLEGAIGFGGPIAITAAILVGLGLSPLYAAGLCLIANTAPVAFGAVGIPISAMASAVGVPAILISAMTGKILFFVSLLVPFFIVFLMDGFKGIKETFPAVFIAAFSFAGAQFLSSNYLGPELPGIISALVSLVATALFLKFWQPKVIFRSDGKAASFTKSNHHICKVYVAWSPFVILVLVIVLWIQPFFKALFEKDGLLAFSNFYFEFNNISNHIFKSPPFVEANQSVSFPVVFKFFLINTVGTSIFLAALISMLVLRVRVSDALSVFGETLKEMRYPILTIGLVLSFAYVSNYSGISSTLALALTHTGLAFTFFSPLIGWVGVFLTGSDTSSNLLFGSLQQLTAQRLHLPEVLTLTANTVGGTLGKMISPQSIAIACAAVGLAGKESDLFKFTVKYSLIFVAIMGVVISAIAYLIPEVVPAIK